A single genomic interval of Dromiciops gliroides isolate mDroGli1 chromosome 1, mDroGli1.pri, whole genome shotgun sequence harbors:
- the LOC122751964 gene encoding uncharacterized protein LOC122751964 — translation MMTTKPKRIKFSEEEKIVILEEFSLRKDILIPKTGRYRNTMDRQQAWEEITMAVNSLNPLVQRTPEEVRKKWKNMIIDARKELATAKHPFLRRRPQERLFHNIFALFNKTGSEVPEPLYPAGPGFRTKGPPSPAGPACKVEGFLDPVPSLVLRPQGGGIEPSQEREGLCQIEVGRKLDSWPEVTGKSLLPAPVDAQARFKEDALTEDTSTYEEKRLLDPLKDLPLHCEPMPQVHPAVAPGPASPDGVPGDMPHLCALPVPTSPSPDPALTFKIKCPVSPLLDWPCLGVSTSPVTPSSRTDALGTEGIHTAMDDPVSASVVVTAGEDLLPGPPPSAEGLPEKGSEELVKQSRLQTEILELQKETLQLQKEKILLEKEKLVLEIVKLRRELGT, via the exons ATGATGACAACGAAGCCAAAGAGAATCAAGTTTTCTGAGGAAGAGAAGATTGTGATTTTGGAAGAGTTCAGCCTGCGGAAGGACATCCTCATCCCCAAGACAGGCCGCTACCGCAACACAATGGACCGGCAGCAAGCTTGGGAGGAGATCACAATGGCCGTGAACTCGCTCAACCCCCTCGTGCAGCGCACACCCGAAGAGGTCCGCAAAAAGTGGAAGAACATGATCATCGACGCCCGCAAGGAGCTGGCCACCGCCAAGCACCCCTTCCTGCGGCGGCGGCCCCAGGAGCGCCTCTTTCATAACATCTTTGCCCTCTTCAACAAGACGGGCTCCGAGGTCCCTGAGCCGCTCTACCCAGCGGGGCCTGGCTTTCGAACTAAAGGTCCCCCCAGCCCTGCTGGACCTGCCTGCAAGGTGGAAGGCTTTCTGGACCCTGTCCCCAGCTTGGTGCTCCGGCCCCAGGGGGGCGGGATTGAGCCCAGCCAAGAGCGGGAGGGGCTCTGTCAGATTGAAGTGGGCAGGAAACTAGACTCATGGCCTGAAGTCACAGGCAAGAGCCTCCTCCCTGCCCCTGTGGATGCACAGGCCCGATTCAAGGAGGATGCTCTAACTGAAGACACCTCCACCTATGAAGAGAAGAGGCTGCTGGACCCACTGAAGGACCTGCCTCTGCACTGTGAGCCCATGCCTCAGGTGCATCCTGCTGTGGCCCCCGGGCCAGCATCACCAGACGGTGTGCCTGGGGACATGCCCCACCTCTGCGCCTTGCCAGTGCCCACAAGCCCATCCCCAGACCCGGCTCTAACGTTTAAGATTAAATGCCCTGTCAGCCCTTTGCTGGATTGGCCTTGTCTGGGAGTGAGTACGAGCCCGGTCACGCCCAGCAGCCGCACGGATGCTCTGGGCACGGAAGGAATCCACACAGCCATGGACGACCCTG TGAGCGCTTCGGTGGTGGTGACTGCGGGGGAGGACTTGCTGCCAGGGCCCCCGCCCAGCGCCGAGGGGCTGCCAGAGAAGGGTAGCGAGGAGCTGGTCAAGCAGAGCCGCCTGCAGACGGAGATCCTGGAGCTGCAGAAGGAGACGCTGCAGTTGCAGAAAGAGAAGATTCTTCTGGAGAAGGAGAAACTGGTCCTGGAGATTGTCAAGTTGCGGCGGGAGCTGGGCACCTGA